The stretch of DNA AGGCTCGGACCAGCGCCCCATCTTCGAGGGGCGCGCCTCGTCGGGCGTGACCTTTTTTCCGACGTCCTTCTCTTCCACTCCGGACCCCCTTTGGTCGCCCCAGACCCGGCCCAGCCGGGTACTTCGGGTGGTAGGCCCGACCCGAGAGACACCTGTACGTGGGGGACGAGCCAGACTATCTCACAAACTTGACTACCGTCCAAAGGTCCTTACAATTGGCCGGAATTGACTCCTCGAGGCGCCTTTTCATTCCCGCAGCCGGCGGGCCGCCCCTCCGCTGATGACCCGCTCGTGAAGGTGCGCAGGACTCGAGGCTGATGTTTATCTCCACGCGGTTATGCCATGCTCGAAGCGTGCTTTCCCCGCCGTGCGGCGGAACGCGAACCCCTACGACAGGGAGATCCGGCATGATGCAGGTGCGCTTCCGTCTTCTCCTGGCTCTGGCCCTGACCCTGGTGGCGTCAGCGGCGCCGGTCGGGGCCCAGACCCCCGCGCCGACCACTCCGGCGCCGACCGGCCCCACGCCGGTCCCGGGTACCAGCACCATGCCGGCGCCGGCCACCCCGGCCATGGCGATGCCGCCACGCGAGCCGCTGACCCCGCCCGCCGGAATCCGCCCCTTCGCGACGCCGCAGGAGATCGTCGGCCGCGAGCTGGGGCTCGAGGAAGCGGTGAACATCGGGCTCGAGAACGCGCCGGTGATCGTGGCCCGCATCGGCGACTACATCGCGGCCCAGCAGCGCGTGAACCAGGCGCTGAGCCCGATGTTCCCGCAGCTCAGCAGCAGCGGGAACTTCGGTCGCGCCCGGCAGATCAGCCCGGCCAGCGGCGGCTCCGCCACCAACGACTTCGGCTCCATCAACGCGACCCTCTCCCAGCTCCTGTGGGACTTCGGCCGGACCTGGGCCGCCAAGGACGTGGCCAAGTACACCGCCGACGCGGTCAAGGAGCTGCTGGAGACCCAGAAGCTCGACATCGCGCAGCTCGTGAAGACGCAGTACTTCACCCTGCTGCTCTCCAAGCGGCTGGTCCAGGTCAACCTGGCCGCCCTCGAGCGCGCCGAGGTCAACCTGCGCAGCGCCCAGGGATTCTTCCAGGTCGGCACCCAGCCGAAATCGTTCGTGACCCGCGCCGAGGTCGATGTGGCCAACGCGCGCGTGAACGTCATCCGCGCCCAGAACGCGGTGAACCTGGCCCGGGTAGCGCTCAATACCGCGATGGGGATCGCGATCAACTCGCCCACCGAGGTGCGCGACCTGCTCTCGTACCAGCAGTACCCGACCGACCGGTCGCAGCTCGTCTCGGAGGCGCTCCGAAACCGGCCCGAGTACCGTCAGGTGAGGGCCCAGTTCGACGCGGCGGAGGCGTCGGTGCGGCAGACGTTCCGCGACTTCTTCCCGAATCTGTTCGCGAGCGGGACGTACGGGATCGCCGGGGTGTCCGGCGGGCCGGCCTTCAACCAGCGGGTCACCAACGGCTTCGTCGACTACGGCAACCAGTGGAACGTGGGCCTGACGCTGAACTGGAACATCTTCGACGGCGGCAACCGCATCGCCCGTTACAAGGAGGCCAAGGCCAACGTCGAAGCCTCCCAGGCGCGCGTGCGCGACACCGAGCTGCAGATCTGGCAGAACGTGGAGCAGTCGTACCTGAACCTGGGCGAATCCGAGGCGCGCATCGGCGCGGCCCAGAAGGCGGTGGAGTCGGCGGGCGAGAACTACCAGCTGGCGCGCGGGCGCTTCGACGCGGGGGTGGCCAACATCATCGAGCTCACCGACGCGCAGCTGGCCCTGACCCAGGCGCAGTCCGACGAGGCGCAGGCCCTCGCCGACTACCGGATCGCGATCGCGCGGCTGGAGCGCGCGCTCGGCCGACACTAGGAATACTCGCCGCCGCCGGCTCGTCGAACCAATCGTGAAGCGTCGGCTCTTCTGGATCATCGGCATCGTGGTCGCCGCCGGGCTCATCACCGGGGGCTACCTCTACACCCAGGGGATCGGGGCCCGCCCGGCCTTCCGCACTGCCGCGGTGACCCGCGGTCCCCTGACCTCCGCGGTATCCGCGACCGGC from Candidatus Methylomirabilota bacterium encodes:
- a CDS encoding TolC family protein, which translates into the protein MMQVRFRLLLALALTLVASAAPVGAQTPAPTTPAPTGPTPVPGTSTMPAPATPAMAMPPREPLTPPAGIRPFATPQEIVGRELGLEEAVNIGLENAPVIVARIGDYIAAQQRVNQALSPMFPQLSSSGNFGRARQISPASGGSATNDFGSINATLSQLLWDFGRTWAAKDVAKYTADAVKELLETQKLDIAQLVKTQYFTLLLSKRLVQVNLAALERAEVNLRSAQGFFQVGTQPKSFVTRAEVDVANARVNVIRAQNAVNLARVALNTAMGIAINSPTEVRDLLSYQQYPTDRSQLVSEALRNRPEYRQVRAQFDAAEASVRQTFRDFFPNLFASGTYGIAGVSGGPAFNQRVTNGFVDYGNQWNVGLTLNWNIFDGGNRIARYKEAKANVEASQARVRDTELQIWQNVEQSYLNLGESEARIGAAQKAVESAGENYQLARGRFDAGVANIIELTDAQLALTQAQSDEAQALADYRIAIARLERALGRH